The Niastella koreensis GR20-10 genome includes a window with the following:
- a CDS encoding ArsR/SmtB family transcription factor, whose protein sequence is MRRDIFQAIADPTRRAIIALIAIQAMTPNAIAEHFDMTRQAVSKHLQILVECEMVKQEQEGREIFYQLEIEKMKEIDKWLEQFRKIWDKRYQQLDKLLLNIKKSKK, encoded by the coding sequence ATGAGAAGAGATATTTTTCAAGCCATAGCCGACCCCACCCGGAGAGCCATCATTGCGTTAATTGCCATACAGGCAATGACACCCAATGCTATTGCCGAACACTTCGACATGACCCGGCAGGCAGTGTCCAAACATTTACAAATACTTGTCGAATGCGAAATGGTGAAACAGGAACAGGAAGGCCGGGAGATCTTTTACCAGCTGGAGATTGAAAAAATGAAAGAAATCGACAAGTGGCTGGAGCAATTCAGAAAGATCTGGGATAAACGATACCAGCAACTCGATAAATTATTACTTAATATTAAAAAGTCAAAAAAATGA
- a CDS encoding RagB/SusD family nutrient uptake outer membrane protein, which translates to MKKIHYTVITIIAAALGLASCNKDFLDVKKIPSDMPIDLTYKKYDYIQQVVWNAYSYLPDGYAWEDMEAASDDAYHTNVNNRSHTFNYGVWNQFNNPDNTWANYFNGIYQANLYLLHKGDVDISSQANSIVNNDSTAYKRVVWNLKFMEGECYFLKAFFYFELVKRYGAVPVIDQALDYNDAASWKGLPRNSVDQVFKYIVSLCDKAAVIIPDSVRTSSTTSFYESGRATYFAIKALKTRALLYAASPLYKEAGSTYTWADAAAAASEIIKSNAFSLEATYANAFVAANDKSVEAIFFKRYGSQNGFEKNNFPISFENSNGNSITPSGNFVDEFEVKNSATVSVPFDWNNPAHATNPYANRDPRLAATVVYNGALFKGTAIQTYYGGSAGQPKLNATKTGYYLAKNVNQSVDLLNNTTTTHQWLYFRYAEVLLNYAEAMYNAYGSAGDPLSYGKTALDAINQVRARSTMPALAAVTADAIVHERRVELGFEGHRWWDLRRWKKGSVLANPVNSISITLNGSNFTYKPTKLEDRVFDQSKMNWYPIPQSEITKTGWDQNTGW; encoded by the coding sequence ATGAAAAAAATTCATTATACCGTCATTACTATAATAGCTGCGGCATTGGGGCTTGCGTCCTGTAACAAAGACTTCCTGGATGTGAAAAAGATCCCATCGGATATGCCGATTGACCTCACTTATAAAAAATACGATTACATTCAGCAGGTTGTATGGAACGCCTACAGCTATCTGCCCGATGGCTATGCGTGGGAAGATATGGAGGCTGCAAGCGATGACGCCTACCATACCAACGTTAACAACCGGTCACATACCTTCAACTATGGGGTATGGAACCAGTTCAACAACCCCGACAATACCTGGGCGAACTACTTCAATGGTATTTACCAGGCCAACCTGTACTTACTGCATAAGGGAGATGTAGACATCTCTTCCCAGGCCAACAGCATCGTCAACAACGATTCTACTGCTTACAAAAGAGTGGTGTGGAACCTGAAGTTCATGGAAGGCGAATGCTATTTCCTGAAAGCCTTCTTCTATTTTGAACTGGTAAAACGCTATGGCGCCGTTCCGGTTATTGACCAGGCACTGGATTACAACGATGCCGCCAGCTGGAAAGGTTTGCCAAGAAACTCAGTAGACCAGGTGTTTAAATACATCGTCTCTTTATGCGATAAAGCCGCGGTGATTATTCCTGACAGCGTTCGTACCAGCTCAACAACCAGCTTTTACGAATCAGGCAGGGCCACGTACTTTGCGATCAAAGCGTTAAAAACAAGGGCCCTGCTGTATGCAGCAAGTCCTTTATATAAAGAGGCAGGTTCAACCTATACCTGGGCCGATGCCGCCGCTGCTGCCAGTGAGATCATTAAATCAAATGCATTCAGCCTGGAAGCCACTTATGCCAATGCGTTTGTAGCAGCCAATGATAAATCTGTTGAGGCCATTTTCTTTAAAAGATATGGCAGCCAGAATGGGTTTGAAAAGAACAATTTCCCCATCTCGTTCGAGAACAGCAACGGCAACAGCATTACCCCCAGCGGAAATTTTGTTGACGAGTTTGAGGTGAAGAACAGCGCCACTGTTTCGGTTCCTTTTGATTGGAATAACCCGGCCCATGCTACTAATCCATATGCTAACCGCGACCCACGGTTGGCGGCCACTGTAGTATACAATGGCGCCTTATTTAAGGGCACGGCCATTCAAACCTACTATGGCGGTAGTGCCGGTCAGCCCAAATTAAACGCCACCAAAACCGGTTATTACCTGGCCAAGAACGTAAACCAGTCGGTTGACCTGCTCAACAATACCACTACCACGCACCAGTGGTTGTATTTCAGGTATGCAGAAGTATTGTTGAATTATGCAGAGGCCATGTATAACGCTTATGGCTCTGCCGGCGATCCATTAAGCTATGGCAAGACTGCCCTGGACGCCATCAACCAGGTAAGAGCACGCAGCACCATGCCAGCCCTGGCTGCAGTAACTGCCGATGCCATTGTGCATGAACGCCGGGTTGAACTGGGTTTTGAAGGACACCGCTGGTGGGACCTTCGCCGGTGGAAAAAAGGAAGTGTGCTGGCCAATCCGGTAAACAGCATTTCCATCACGCTCAACGGATCAAACTTTACCTATAAGCCCACTAAACTGGAAGACCGGGTATTTGATCAATCCAAAATGAACTGGTACCCCATTCCACAAAGCGAGATCACCAAAACCGGGTGGGATCAAAATACCGGCTGGTAA
- a CDS encoding M1 family metallopeptidase, with amino-acid sequence MIRFFIVFSSLFLALQSGAQTLTMPAGIQKAYTNGTRNVNGKPGEKYWQNRGRYNISVTVMPPDSTVRGVEEIVYFNNSPDTLSSLNMKLIMNAHQSSGKLKVDEIKIRESKVAWDNNMAIETNHMVDLAAPLLPHDSIKLHITWHYDLAYGEGREGMIDSTSFYIAYFYPRVSVYDDYKGWDIQPHLGSLEFYNDFNDYTVNVTVPRNFVVWCTGTLQNASEVLQPAIAQRLQQSFTSDSTIHVATVEDWSNKKVTTQNATNTWKWVANNISDIAMGISDHYDWDAASVIVAKKRRVSMQAAFADSSVDFHHSVQFGRNSLAWFSKNWPGIPYPYPKSNAFQGFADMEYPMMINDSHTPDLGFAQLVQDHEQAHTYFPFYMGTNESYYAFMDEGWATTFEYLIGIAEKGQKAADDFYKKFRVVRWSRGQHAKENPIITPSPDVTFGHGNNAYGKPSLSYLAVKDLLGDKLFKKALHNYMNNWNGKHPIPWDYFYSMEKGAKKNLDWFFYNWFFTPGYIDLYLSKAEKTDKGYTLNIKNIGGFAVPFDVIATYDDGSTESFHQTPIVWEQNQKEIIVNIKTGKTAKSLKLDGGIFMDANEKDNTWTAN; translated from the coding sequence ATGATCCGATTCTTTATTGTCTTTTCCTCCTTATTCCTGGCATTGCAGTCCGGTGCGCAAACCCTTACCATGCCTGCCGGCATTCAAAAGGCCTATACCAATGGAACCCGGAATGTAAATGGAAAACCGGGAGAAAAATACTGGCAAAATCGTGGCCGTTATAACATTTCAGTAACGGTAATGCCGCCAGACAGCACCGTAAGAGGGGTAGAAGAAATTGTGTATTTCAACAACAGCCCCGATACCCTCAGCAGCCTGAATATGAAATTGATCATGAATGCGCATCAGAGCAGCGGCAAACTCAAGGTGGATGAAATTAAGATCCGCGAATCCAAAGTGGCCTGGGATAATAACATGGCTATTGAAACCAATCATATGGTTGACCTGGCTGCCCCGTTATTACCACATGATTCCATAAAGCTCCATATTACCTGGCATTATGACCTTGCTTATGGGGAAGGCCGCGAAGGAATGATCGATTCAACCAGTTTTTACATCGCTTATTTCTATCCCCGGGTTTCTGTGTACGACGATTATAAAGGCTGGGATATCCAACCCCATTTGGGTTCCCTGGAATTTTATAACGATTTTAATGACTATACGGTAAATGTAACGGTGCCCCGCAATTTTGTGGTATGGTGTACCGGTACCTTGCAGAACGCATCGGAAGTGTTACAACCAGCCATTGCTCAACGGCTGCAGCAGTCATTCACAAGCGATTCCACCATTCATGTGGCCACGGTGGAAGATTGGAGCAATAAAAAAGTAACTACCCAAAATGCCACCAATACGTGGAAATGGGTAGCCAATAATATCAGCGATATTGCCATGGGCATCAGCGACCATTACGACTGGGACGCGGCAAGCGTTATTGTTGCCAAAAAACGGCGGGTAAGCATGCAGGCGGCCTTCGCAGATTCAAGTGTGGATTTTCATCATTCGGTACAGTTTGGCCGCAATTCGCTGGCCTGGTTTTCTAAAAACTGGCCGGGCATTCCTTATCCCTATCCAAAATCGAACGCGTTTCAGGGATTTGCCGATATGGAATACCCGATGATGATCAACGACTCCCACACGCCCGACCTTGGTTTTGCCCAATTGGTGCAGGACCATGAACAGGCGCATACGTACTTTCCGTTTTACATGGGAACCAACGAAAGCTATTATGCATTTATGGACGAAGGCTGGGCCACCACATTTGAATACCTGATCGGCATTGCCGAGAAAGGCCAGAAAGCCGCTGATGATTTTTATAAAAAATTCCGGGTTGTTCGCTGGAGCCGCGGTCAGCATGCAAAGGAGAACCCCATTATTACCCCCAGCCCCGATGTAACTTTTGGCCATGGCAATAATGCCTATGGCAAGCCATCGCTTAGTTACCTCGCGGTAAAAGACCTGCTGGGCGATAAATTGTTTAAGAAGGCCCTGCATAACTATATGAATAACTGGAATGGCAAACACCCTATTCCCTGGGATTATTTTTATTCCATGGAAAAAGGTGCTAAAAAGAACCTGGACTGGTTCTTTTATAACTGGTTCTTCACGCCCGGCTACATCGATCTTTATCTGAGCAAAGCCGAAAAAACTGACAAAGGTTATACTTTGAACATAAAAAACATCGGCGGATTTGCCGTACCATTCGACGTGATCGCTACTTATGACGACGGATCAACCGAAAGTTTTCATCAAACTCCCATAGTGTGGGAACAGAACCAAAAAGAGATCATTGTAAATATTAAAACAGGCAAAACTGCAAAGTCGTTGAAGCTGGATGGCGGCATATTTATGGATGCCAACGAAAAAGACAATACCTGGACAGCCAATTAA
- a CDS encoding SRPBCC family protein, with amino-acid sequence MIHNLQFDFLVDKAKNTLTIRREFLGSRQLVWDCYTKSELLDQWFAPEPLTTKTKSMDFREGGHWHYAMVEPNGTEYWGWTDYVKIKPIDFYTTLDAFSNADGEINKDLPRAEWRLTFTEKGENALVETIVTYKSLAELEQVIQMGMEQGMMATLQKLDQLLAKINK; translated from the coding sequence ATGATACACAACCTGCAATTTGATTTCCTGGTAGATAAAGCAAAAAATACCCTTACCATCAGACGGGAATTTTTAGGTAGCCGCCAACTGGTTTGGGACTGTTATACCAAAAGTGAATTGTTAGATCAATGGTTTGCCCCCGAACCATTGACCACAAAAACAAAATCAATGGATTTTCGCGAAGGTGGCCACTGGCACTACGCCATGGTAGAACCGAACGGCACTGAATACTGGGGCTGGACAGATTACGTGAAAATAAAACCAATCGACTTCTATACCACATTGGATGCGTTCAGCAATGCCGATGGCGAAATAAACAAAGACCTGCCCCGCGCCGAATGGCGGTTAACGTTTACCGAGAAAGGTGAAAATGCGCTCGTTGAAACCATCGTAACTTACAAATCACTGGCAGAGCTGGAACAGGTAATTCAAATGGGTATGGAACAAGGCATGATGGCCACCCTGCAAAAACTGGATCAACTGTTAGCGAAAATTAATAAATAG